The proteins below are encoded in one region of Holophagaceae bacterium:
- a CDS encoding DUF1800 family protein, which translates to MATFDAQQGSWAAPDVMHFARRAGFGVTPEAAATLAAQPIGATIDAWIDQNADMAAFNAALPKADVINDPVRGAIPADPAPHPFRLEGWRRQSGIPNAQSHFAWRMQFNPNPLQEKLALFFHQLFATGAEKVDNTAFTVKQIDLFRAMGTAKFGDLLLAVSKDPAMMIWLDTVLNRVRPGSIDIPNENYAREILELYSLGVDNGYNQQDITNLAKALSGWTYTPLDLQPDPNNPQLLRPNDAAFRVNTNVHATGSVAFLGTTFDIGAPSNFGDACVAAILTQRGTNCAAFLAKRLLTFFVNPNASSAALSDLQSLILAQDFDLKAILKLLFKSAYFFDAGNRYNLYEGPVAWTVRMSRMLCPGLAAAVVPTLPSFPAWRAVVPFFENAGQAVLDPAGPNGWAEHAGWINSNTARYRGKLAASLALGEILFGSQMIFPSTVASWFPAAPASPQAVYDRLAALLQPAPVPAPVQANWLNGLWTSGFTWDSSAATQAKVRELAFLILCSPHAQLH; encoded by the coding sequence ATGGCCACGTTTGATGCCCAACAAGGTTCATGGGCCGCGCCGGATGTGATGCATTTCGCGCGGCGCGCGGGTTTTGGTGTGACGCCGGAAGCGGCGGCCACCCTGGCTGCGCAACCGATCGGCGCCACCATCGACGCGTGGATCGACCAGAACGCGGATATGGCCGCGTTCAATGCCGCGCTGCCCAAGGCCGACGTCATCAACGACCCCGTCCGGGGCGCGATACCGGCGGATCCGGCCCCGCACCCATTCCGCCTGGAAGGTTGGCGGAGGCAGAGCGGCATTCCCAACGCCCAGAGCCATTTCGCCTGGCGGATGCAGTTCAACCCGAATCCCCTCCAGGAAAAACTGGCCCTTTTTTTCCATCAGCTCTTCGCGACAGGCGCTGAAAAAGTCGACAACACCGCCTTCACGGTGAAACAGATCGATCTGTTCCGCGCCATGGGCACCGCCAAGTTCGGAGACCTGCTCCTGGCGGTGAGCAAGGATCCGGCGATGATGATCTGGCTGGACACGGTGCTGAACCGCGTGCGGCCCGGCTCGATCGACATTCCCAATGAGAACTACGCCCGGGAGATCCTGGAGCTGTATTCCCTGGGCGTCGACAACGGCTATAACCAGCAGGACATCACGAACCTCGCCAAGGCGCTGTCTGGCTGGACCTACACGCCGCTGGACCTCCAGCCGGATCCCAACAACCCCCAGCTCCTGCGCCCCAACGATGCGGCCTTCCGCGTGAACACAAACGTCCACGCGACGGGCTCGGTGGCTTTCCTCGGCACGACCTTCGACATCGGGGCTCCCAGCAATTTCGGGGATGCCTGCGTCGCCGCCATCCTCACCCAGCGGGGCACCAACTGCGCGGCCTTCCTCGCCAAGCGTCTGCTCACCTTCTTCGTGAATCCGAATGCCAGCTCCGCGGCGCTTTCGGATCTCCAGTCCCTGATTTTGGCCCAGGATTTCGACCTGAAGGCCATTCTCAAGCTCCTGTTCAAATCAGCGTATTTCTTCGATGCCGGCAATCGCTACAACCTCTATGAGGGGCCTGTGGCTTGGACCGTCCGGATGAGCCGCATGCTCTGCCCAGGCCTCGCCGCGGCCGTCGTCCCCACCCTTCCCAGCTTCCCCGCGTGGCGGGCCGTGGTCCCGTTCTTCGAAAATGCCGGCCAGGCTGTGCTGGATCCCGCCGGCCCCAACGGCTGGGCCGAACATGCGGGGTGGATCAACAGCAACACGGCCCGCTACCGCGGAAAGCTCGCGGCCTCCCTGGCCCTGGGGGAAATCCTGTTCGGCAGCCAGATGATCTTCCCCTCCACCGTGGCGAGCTGGTTCCCCGCCGCGCCCGCCTCGCCCCAGGCCGTCTACGACCGCTTGGCGGCCCTGCTCCAACCCGCGCCCGTCCCGGCCCCGGTGCAGGCCAACTGGCTGAACGGGCTCTGGACCTCGGGCTTCACCTGGGACAGCTCCGCCGCCACGCAGGCCAAGGTGCGGGAGCTGGCCTTCTTGATCCTGTGCTCTCCTCACGCCCAATTGCACTGA
- a CDS encoding tetratricopeptide repeat protein produces the protein MFPCFLWVVEPPAPAAPMVLAAPAKDGPADLLFRQAKNLRYGQRWYEAAAVYRQILREHPTYSRLPEVRFWLASTLESDQRWDSAADAYTEFLDLHPDQKLLGREAKLNRIHCWGLRQGQSLQATPGLISALGDPSDEIQVAAALQLSKKGDQRAVEALQKGLRTASCSEPCRLALLGMGVEPKTAASASNGRYLVLRIQEKGKPDAVTIRLAMGLAKAVAGYMSDAQIQQARHKGIDPDRLMDMALNAPKGTVLLSVDDKDSSITILTE, from the coding sequence ATGTTTCCATGCTTCCTGTGGGTGGTGGAACCGCCGGCGCCAGCGGCGCCCATGGTCCTGGCCGCGCCCGCCAAGGATGGTCCCGCCGACCTGCTTTTCCGGCAGGCCAAGAACCTCCGCTACGGACAGCGCTGGTATGAGGCTGCGGCCGTCTACCGCCAGATCCTCCGGGAGCATCCGACCTACTCGCGGCTTCCGGAGGTACGCTTCTGGCTTGCCTCCACGCTCGAATCAGACCAGCGCTGGGACAGCGCCGCGGATGCCTACACAGAATTCCTGGACCTCCATCCGGACCAGAAGCTGCTGGGCCGCGAGGCCAAGCTCAATCGCATCCACTGCTGGGGCCTTCGCCAGGGCCAGAGCCTACAAGCGACGCCTGGGCTCATCTCCGCCCTGGGCGATCCTTCCGATGAAATCCAGGTGGCCGCGGCCCTGCAACTCTCCAAGAAGGGCGATCAGCGCGCGGTGGAAGCCTTGCAGAAGGGCCTGAGGACCGCATCCTGTTCGGAGCCCTGCCGCCTCGCCCTGCTGGGGATGGGCGTGGAACCAAAGACGGCGGCATCCGCTTCGAATGGACGCTACCTCGTGCTGCGCATCCAGGAAAAGGGAAAGCCCGACGCCGTGACGATCCGGCTGGCCATGGGCCTCGCCAAGGCGGTGGCTGGCTACATGAGCGACGCCCAAATCCAGCAGGCGAGGCATAAGGGCATCGATCCGGACCGGTTGATGGATATGGCGCTGAACGCTCCCAAGGGCACGGTCCTGCTGTCCGTGGATGACAAGGACAGCAGCATCACCATCCTCACCGAGTAG
- a CDS encoding sigma-70 family RNA polymerase sigma factor — translation MARLKAGHEEALAHLMTRFEKPVFAFIYRRLGGETGVVQELTQEVFLKCLQHCQRFEEGRPVAAWIFTLAANAATDHLRKRGREVAPPEFFDAPDPHQPSPWMQVDQGRKLGALQEAIDGLTPRQKAMILAYYVHEHPVKRIAEDLGCAEGTVKATLFQSLAKLRKILTPSFQDVPHEA, via the coding sequence ATGGCCCGCCTGAAGGCGGGCCACGAAGAGGCCTTGGCCCACCTCATGACTCGTTTTGAAAAACCGGTATTCGCCTTCATCTACCGTCGCCTGGGCGGGGAAACCGGAGTGGTCCAGGAGCTCACCCAGGAGGTATTTCTCAAATGCCTCCAGCATTGCCAGCGTTTCGAGGAGGGCCGTCCCGTGGCGGCATGGATTTTTACATTGGCGGCTAATGCGGCGACCGACCATCTGCGTAAAAGAGGTAGGGAGGTGGCCCCCCCTGAGTTCTTTGACGCACCCGACCCGCATCAGCCTTCACCCTGGATGCAAGTCGACCAGGGCCGGAAGCTAGGGGCTTTGCAGGAAGCCATCGACGGCCTGACGCCCCGACAGAAGGCCATGATCCTGGCCTACTACGTCCACGAACACCCGGTGAAACGCATCGCTGAAGACCTCGGCTGTGCCGAGGGCACCGTGAAGGCCACTTTGTTCCAAAGTCTCGCCAAACTCCGCAAGATCCTTACTCCATCCTTCCAGGATGTGCCCCATGAAGCCTGA
- the rnc gene encoding ribonuclease III (cytoplasmic enzyme involved in processing rRNA and some mRNAs; substrates typically have dsRNA regions; forms a homodimer; have N-terminal nuclease and C-terminal RNA-binding domains; requires magnesium as preferred ion for activity): protein MKRSKGPQDHVRKDVEASLQYRFRDPSLLDLALTHGSAGRGLDNQRLEYLGDALMNFCVARLIYQEQPDWPEGAMSKLRGLLVCTDALHDWAQELGLALTTGVRAPRQPGALRKPLADAVEALLAAVYLDAEDSKNGGLDAVMALVARRHLEAIRSAQPGMWEHRDSKTTLQEKAAAMGFQAPSYEQISRSGPDHQPTFRVRASVGELQAEANAGSLKQAEILAARELVEQLDRAASGEAS from the coding sequence ATGAAGCGGTCGAAGGGGCCGCAGGACCATGTCCGGAAGGATGTGGAAGCCTCGCTTCAATACCGGTTCCGCGACCCCAGCCTGCTGGACCTGGCCCTGACCCATGGTTCCGCGGGCCGGGGCTTGGACAACCAGCGGTTGGAATACCTGGGCGATGCGTTGATGAATTTTTGCGTGGCGCGCCTCATCTACCAGGAGCAGCCCGATTGGCCCGAAGGTGCCATGTCGAAGTTGCGGGGCCTGCTGGTCTGCACGGACGCCTTGCATGATTGGGCCCAGGAGCTGGGCCTCGCATTGACCACAGGGGTCCGGGCGCCCAGGCAGCCGGGCGCGTTGAGAAAACCCCTGGCTGATGCCGTCGAAGCCCTGCTGGCCGCCGTCTACCTGGATGCGGAAGATTCAAAAAACGGGGGGCTGGATGCGGTGATGGCCCTCGTCGCGCGCCGGCATCTGGAGGCCATCCGCTCGGCGCAGCCCGGAATGTGGGAGCATCGCGACAGCAAGACGACCTTGCAGGAAAAGGCCGCAGCCATGGGCTTTCAGGCCCCCAGCTATGAACAGATCTCCAGGTCGGGGCCCGACCACCAGCCCACCTTCAGAGTGCGGGCCTCTGTCGGTGAACTCCAAGCGGAGGCCAACGCGGGCAGCCTTAAACAGGCGGAGATACTCGCCGCAAGGGAACTCGTGGAGCAACTGGACCGAGCCGCGTCCGGGGAAGCCTCCTGA
- a CDS encoding ATP-binding cassette domain-containing protein: MSVFRRFFKDHLLKYLPLNLGGFLLLMLAGLCQVLLIQTLNFVFKDNLQMGGAPGLSSMAKMAEFKAWLMSLMPQGSMLQHSTYFVPALLVSIFVLKGAFSYSGTLLMVRSGIKATQALRERLFAHFMRMEPAFFQKHPVGELLTRSIADVGAVQSIASNQMAEAMREITIAAGMFAYLLYMNWKLTLLLLVAGPLVVLPVKNLSRRIRRVNHRNQEASSRLLQRLKEVFSNIRVVLGFAREPYELDRFRLQNEELYRLGMKSARASALSTPIMEIVGGCLLAGLVLYAAKGIQAGTLNGADFFTYLLAVYALYDPLRRLTKLNNDAQVASASLDRVYSMLDREPQLPRAADPKPIPAQPQRLAFEEVGFSYDGKHQVLRSITLEVNRGETVALVGGSGGGKTTLVNLVPRFFDPTSGRITLDGTDIREFDVRALRQIIGFVNQETLLFMDTVHDNIAYGKSADRKAVEAAAKKAHAHDFISMLPKGYDTSLAETGSSLSGGQRQRIAIARALLQDPPILILDEATSALDTESERAVQDALEALMQDRTTLVIAHRLSTIQKATRIVVLKAGHVAETGTHGELLLLGGEYARLHGMQFHE, from the coding sequence ATGTCCGTCTTCCGCCGGTTCTTCAAGGACCACCTGCTGAAATACCTGCCCCTGAACCTCGGGGGCTTCCTGCTGCTCATGCTGGCCGGACTCTGCCAGGTCCTGCTCATCCAGACCTTGAACTTCGTTTTCAAGGACAACCTGCAGATGGGGGGGGCGCCGGGATTGAGTTCCATGGCGAAGATGGCCGAGTTCAAGGCCTGGCTCATGTCCTTGATGCCCCAAGGCTCGATGCTCCAGCACAGCACCTACTTCGTCCCGGCCCTGCTCGTGTCCATCTTCGTGCTGAAGGGCGCCTTCAGCTACAGCGGCACGCTGCTCATGGTCCGCAGCGGGATCAAGGCCACCCAGGCGCTGCGGGAGCGCCTCTTCGCCCATTTCATGCGCATGGAGCCGGCCTTCTTCCAGAAGCACCCGGTGGGGGAACTGCTCACGCGCAGCATCGCCGATGTGGGCGCGGTCCAAAGCATCGCCAGCAACCAGATGGCCGAGGCCATGCGGGAGATCACCATCGCGGCGGGCATGTTCGCCTACCTGCTCTACATGAATTGGAAGCTGACCTTGCTGCTCCTCGTCGCGGGGCCCCTGGTGGTGCTGCCCGTGAAGAACCTGAGCCGGCGCATCCGGCGCGTGAACCACCGCAACCAGGAAGCTTCCAGCCGCCTCCTCCAGCGCCTCAAGGAAGTCTTTTCCAACATCCGCGTCGTGCTGGGATTCGCACGGGAGCCCTATGAACTGGACCGTTTCCGCCTTCAAAACGAGGAGCTCTACCGCCTGGGGATGAAGAGCGCGCGGGCCTCGGCCCTCAGCACGCCCATCATGGAGATCGTCGGAGGCTGCCTGCTCGCGGGGCTGGTGCTCTACGCCGCGAAGGGCATCCAGGCCGGAACCCTCAATGGCGCGGACTTCTTCACCTACCTGCTGGCGGTCTACGCGCTCTACGATCCCCTGCGCCGCCTCACGAAGCTCAACAACGACGCGCAGGTGGCCAGCGCCAGCCTGGACCGCGTCTATTCCATGCTGGACCGGGAACCCCAACTGCCCAGGGCCGCGGATCCCAAGCCCATCCCTGCCCAACCGCAGCGGCTTGCCTTCGAAGAGGTGGGCTTCTCCTACGACGGGAAGCACCAGGTGCTGCGCAGCATCACCCTGGAGGTGAACCGGGGGGAGACCGTGGCGCTGGTGGGCGGCAGCGGGGGCGGCAAGACCACGCTGGTGAACCTGGTGCCGCGTTTCTTCGATCCCACCTCCGGGCGGATCACCTTGGACGGCACGGACATCCGTGAGTTCGATGTCCGCGCCCTGCGCCAAATCATCGGCTTCGTGAACCAGGAGACCCTGCTCTTCATGGACACGGTCCACGACAACATCGCCTATGGCAAAAGCGCCGATCGCAAGGCCGTGGAAGCCGCCGCGAAGAAAGCCCATGCCCACGATTTCATTTCAATGCTGCCCAAGGGCTATGACACCTCCCTGGCGGAAACCGGCTCAAGCCTGAGCGGCGGCCAGCGCCAGCGCATCGCCATCGCCCGGGCCCTGCTCCAGGACCCGCCCATCCTCATTCTGGACGAGGCCACCTCCGCGCTCGACACCGAGAGCGAGCGGGCGGTGCAGGATGCGCTCGAAGCGCTCATGCAGGACCGCACCACCCTGGTGATCGCGCACCGCCTGAGCACCATCCAGAAAGCCACGCGCATCGTGGTTCTGAAAGCGGGCCACGTCGCCGAGACCGGCACCCATGGCGAGCTGCTCCTCCTGGGGGGCGAATACGCACGGCTGCATGGAATGCAGTTCCACGAATGA
- the queA gene encoding tRNA preQ1(34) S-adenosylmethionine ribosyltransferase-isomerase QueA, translating to MKRSDFHFDLPEELIAQHPAPERDGARLLVVDARTRTLSHSAIRDLRELIPAGSVLVPNDVKVRHARLILRRKGGGAGEALLLQAFGDGSFEAMVRPGARLKPGAIVKVVSPADGAEQAELHIGDTLDEGLRRVHVVRDGHLLDWDAVDRIGRLPLPPYITHLADETDESRYQTAFHASQGEAVAAPTAGLHFTQALIAALKSKGCDWMPVRLHVGLGTFRPMTVGDIEDHPMHEERFEIPGSTSSALTPILKDRSRPLVCIGTTSLRTLEAAWDGHGLKASGATRIFIKPGYRLRTADHLLTNFHLPESTLFVLVAALLGLDFAKAAYAEAVARRYRFFSYGDAMLILNARRPDYPPIEQDI from the coding sequence ATGAAACGTTCAGACTTCCATTTCGATCTGCCGGAGGAACTCATCGCCCAGCATCCGGCGCCGGAACGGGATGGCGCGCGCCTGCTGGTGGTGGATGCCCGGACGCGGACCCTCTCGCACAGCGCGATCCGGGACTTGCGGGAACTCATTCCCGCCGGATCGGTCCTGGTGCCTAACGATGTGAAGGTGCGCCATGCGCGGCTGATCCTGCGGCGCAAGGGTGGGGGAGCCGGTGAAGCCCTTCTGTTGCAGGCCTTCGGCGACGGCTCGTTCGAAGCCATGGTGCGGCCTGGCGCGCGGCTGAAACCCGGCGCCATCGTGAAGGTGGTCTCGCCGGCCGATGGCGCGGAGCAGGCTGAATTGCACATCGGCGACACTCTGGATGAAGGCCTTCGAAGAGTCCACGTGGTGCGGGATGGGCACCTGCTGGACTGGGACGCGGTCGACCGCATCGGCCGCCTTCCCCTGCCGCCCTACATCACGCACCTGGCCGATGAAACGGACGAGAGCCGCTACCAGACGGCGTTCCATGCGAGCCAGGGTGAAGCCGTGGCGGCCCCCACGGCAGGGCTGCACTTCACCCAGGCCCTGATCGCCGCGCTGAAATCGAAGGGTTGCGATTGGATGCCCGTGAGGCTCCACGTGGGGCTCGGCACCTTCCGCCCCATGACCGTCGGAGACATCGAGGACCATCCCATGCATGAGGAGCGCTTCGAGATCCCTGGATCCACGTCTTCGGCGCTGACTCCAATATTGAAAGACCGCAGCCGGCCCCTGGTTTGCATCGGCACCACCAGCCTGCGGACCCTGGAAGCGGCGTGGGACGGCCACGGGCTCAAGGCCTCGGGCGCCACGCGGATTTTCATCAAGCCTGGGTACAGGCTCCGCACCGCGGACCATCTGCTCACCAATTTCCACCTGCCGGAAAGCACGCTCTTCGTGCTGGTTGCCGCGCTGCTGGGGTTGGACTTCGCCAAAGCGGCCTATGCGGAGGCCGTGGCCCGGAGGTACCGGTTTTTCAGCTACGGCGACGCCATGCTCATTTTAAATGCGCGCCGTCCTGACTACCCCCCGATCGAACAGGACATCTAG
- a CDS encoding 3-deoxy-7-phosphoheptulonate synthase, which produces MQAIASLPETGSRPSAWTPGSWRRKAAAQQPRYQDEELLEANLRQLRRLPPLVVPEEVEDLRCQIAEAGAGKRFMLQGGDCAEQFADCTPAAISDKLRILLQMSVVITHGGRRSVFQVGRIAGQYAKPRSKDSELVDGVELPSYRGDLINSAEATEAARRPDPRRMVEAYFHASATLNHLRALVVGGFADLHHPERWELPGSTRSIEAYPRILEQVRESIDFIDAIAGTKGTYLRTGEFFTSHEALLLPYEEALTCGAPGGGDHYNLGAHMLWVGERTRALDGAHIEYLRGIRNPIGVKLGPGASGGEVRGLLAALDPGKEAGRLVLIPRLGADRVCDALPGLIRTVQASGHPVLWSCDPMHGNGLVTARGLKTRDFEQILSELRQSLEIHRELGSNLGAVHFELTGQEVTECLGGSQQLSEVDLHRAYETGCDPRLNQTQSLEMAFLIAEMMGGRATR; this is translated from the coding sequence ATGCAAGCCATCGCATCTCTTCCCGAAACCGGCTCCAGGCCCTCGGCCTGGACACCGGGCAGTTGGCGGCGCAAAGCCGCTGCGCAACAGCCTCGCTATCAAGATGAGGAATTGCTTGAGGCGAACCTGCGCCAGCTTCGCCGCCTGCCGCCCCTGGTGGTGCCCGAGGAAGTGGAAGACCTCCGCTGCCAGATCGCGGAAGCGGGGGCCGGCAAGCGCTTCATGCTGCAGGGCGGGGATTGCGCGGAGCAATTCGCGGATTGCACTCCGGCCGCCATCTCCGACAAGCTGCGCATCCTCCTCCAGATGTCCGTGGTCATCACCCACGGCGGCCGCCGTTCGGTGTTCCAGGTGGGCCGCATCGCGGGCCAATACGCCAAACCGCGCTCGAAGGATTCGGAGCTGGTGGATGGGGTGGAGCTTCCAAGCTACCGGGGGGACCTCATCAATTCTGCGGAAGCCACGGAAGCCGCACGGCGTCCGGATCCGCGGCGCATGGTGGAAGCGTACTTCCACGCCTCCGCCACGCTGAATCACCTGCGGGCGCTCGTGGTGGGGGGCTTCGCCGATCTGCACCACCCCGAGCGCTGGGAGCTGCCGGGCTCGACCAGGAGCATCGAAGCCTACCCCCGCATCCTGGAACAGGTGAGGGAGTCCATCGACTTCATCGATGCCATTGCCGGGACCAAAGGCACCTACCTGCGGACCGGGGAATTCTTCACCAGCCACGAGGCCCTGCTCCTCCCCTACGAAGAGGCTCTGACGTGCGGGGCTCCAGGTGGTGGAGACCACTACAATCTGGGTGCGCACATGCTGTGGGTGGGCGAGCGGACCCGCGCCCTGGATGGCGCGCACATCGAGTACTTGCGGGGCATCCGGAATCCCATCGGCGTCAAACTCGGACCGGGCGCCTCCGGCGGCGAAGTCCGCGGGCTGCTGGCCGCGCTGGATCCCGGGAAGGAGGCGGGACGCCTGGTGCTCATACCGCGGCTGGGCGCGGATCGCGTGTGCGATGCGCTGCCGGGGCTCATCCGGACCGTGCAGGCTTCCGGCCACCCGGTGCTGTGGAGCTGCGATCCCATGCATGGCAACGGCCTGGTGACCGCGCGCGGGCTCAAGACGCGGGACTTCGAGCAGATCCTTTCGGAGCTGCGCCAATCCCTGGAGATCCATCGCGAGCTGGGTTCCAACCTCGGCGCGGTGCATTTCGAGCTCACCGGGCAGGAAGTGACGGAATGCCTGGGCGGCAGCCAACAGCTCTCGGAAGTGGACCTCCACCGGGCCTACGAAACCGGATGCGACCCGAGGCTCAACCAGACCCAGAGCCTGGAGATGGCCTTCCTCATTGCCGAGATGATGGGCGGCAGGGCTACTCGGTGA
- a CDS encoding protein kinase, which translates to MGEVYLGEDPSIGREVAIKTILPSAAQGEEANERFAREAKAAGALNHPNLVTIYEFGEDQGVMYIAMELVPGHDLQELLLDQSLSRTEVLEVLAQVCDGLDFAHRQGIVHRDIKPTNIRVQRDGKKLRAKVMDFGVARVANSDMTATGMVMGTVSYMAPEYIRSGKPDPRSDLFAVGVMLYEALSGRKPFSGDTTPTILYKIVNEPPEPIDLSMLQGISPLVRSVLDQGLSKDPETRYQTGEAFAKALRAVKDPTWQGVVPEATAVLPSGALAAPVSVSASPTAVLPTGSALPPTEVMAAGPVTPPALPSRPSPHTPAKSGSGALVAVLVAGAVVVALLGGGGFFGWRWWQARQGQSNPTTAAQDAGSPDLSATAASGANPTPDGNPIMPVSPESKAVANDQAGRMAAGVKAPQQPQSPLKPGEPFQPATRSEPAQQAPSEVVPSGPFSPERLSTLSAAEHMSLSNSTMSEATAMANSNPVKALEGLRNAIAANPYNSRAYGWALVISYKTGRYGEMKTFYRQAKSKGISMSQLEGGNAQLKTILDNEAFNHRIPGGLEGNE; encoded by the coding sequence ATGGGGGAAGTTTACCTTGGCGAGGATCCATCCATCGGCCGCGAAGTCGCCATCAAAACCATCCTTCCGAGCGCTGCCCAAGGGGAAGAGGCCAATGAGCGGTTCGCCCGCGAAGCCAAGGCCGCCGGCGCTCTGAACCACCCGAACCTGGTGACCATCTATGAATTCGGCGAGGACCAGGGCGTGATGTACATCGCCATGGAACTGGTGCCGGGCCACGACCTGCAGGAATTGCTGCTGGATCAATCCCTGTCGCGGACCGAGGTGCTGGAAGTCCTCGCCCAGGTTTGCGACGGATTGGATTTCGCCCACCGCCAGGGCATCGTGCACCGCGATATCAAGCCGACGAACATCCGCGTCCAGCGCGACGGCAAGAAATTGCGGGCGAAGGTGATGGATTTCGGTGTGGCGCGCGTTGCGAATTCCGACATGACGGCCACGGGAATGGTCATGGGCACCGTGAGCTACATGGCTCCGGAGTACATCCGCAGCGGCAAACCGGACCCCCGGAGCGACCTCTTCGCCGTGGGCGTCATGCTCTACGAGGCCCTGAGCGGACGCAAACCCTTCAGCGGCGACACCACCCCGACCATCCTCTATAAAATCGTCAACGAGCCGCCGGAACCCATCGACCTGAGCATGCTGCAAGGCATCAGCCCCCTCGTCCGGAGCGTGCTCGACCAGGGCCTCTCCAAGGATCCGGAGACCCGGTACCAGACCGGTGAAGCTTTCGCCAAGGCGCTCCGCGCCGTGAAAGATCCGACCTGGCAGGGCGTGGTCCCCGAAGCCACTGCGGTGCTGCCAAGCGGTGCCCTGGCCGCTCCCGTTTCCGTCTCTGCGAGCCCCACAGCCGTGCTCCCGACGGGTTCCGCGCTGCCCCCGACCGAAGTCATGGCGGCCGGGCCCGTCACGCCACCTGCCCTGCCCTCGCGGCCAAGTCCGCACACTCCGGCCAAATCGGGATCCGGCGCCCTGGTGGCCGTCCTCGTGGCGGGGGCCGTGGTGGTGGCTCTTCTGGGAGGAGGCGGATTCTTTGGATGGCGCTGGTGGCAGGCAAGGCAGGGCCAGTCCAACCCGACCACCGCCGCCCAGGATGCGGGTTCACCGGATCTCAGCGCAACGGCGGCTTCGGGTGCGAACCCAACCCCTGACGGCAATCCGATCATGCCCGTTTCTCCCGAATCCAAAGCCGTTGCGAATGACCAAGCTGGACGGATGGCTGCGGGGGTCAAGGCCCCCCAGCAGCCGCAATCCCCCCTGAAGCCCGGAGAACCCTTCCAGCCCGCCACGCGTTCGGAACCCGCGCAGCAGGCCCCCAGTGAAGTTGTTCCCAGCGGGCCCTTCTCACCGGAACGCCTGAGCACCCTGAGCGCCGCGGAGCACATGAGCCTGAGCAATTCCACCATGAGCGAAGCCACCGCCATGGCGAACAGCAATCCCGTCAAGGCCCTGGAAGGCCTACGCAATGCGATAGCGGCGAACCCCTACAATTCCCGGGCCTATGGCTGGGCCCTGGTCATCTCGTACAAGACCGGGCGCTATGGAGAAATGAAGACCTTCTACCGCCAAGCGAAAAGCAAGGGGATTTCCATGTCCCAACTCGAAGGCGGCAACGCCCAGTTGAAGACGATCCTCGACAACGAGGCCTTCAACCACCGCATCCCCGGAGGACTTGAGGGCAACGAATGA